One stretch of Streptomyces sp. NBC_01363 DNA includes these proteins:
- a CDS encoding acyl-CoA dehydrogenase family protein: MDFSFGPDDTAFREEARAWLEAHLVGAYAAAAGTGGPGSEHEGVAIRREWERELGREGWIGLGWENRGAGHGNRRASLTQQVVWAEEYARADAPARVGHIGENLLAPTLIAYGSEAQQRRFLPAVARGDALWCQGYSEPDAGSDLAAVRTAAVPDRSRGGHRVTGQKIWTSLAKEADWCFVLARTEPGSRRHHGLSFLLVPMDQPGRIEVRPIRQMSGTSEFNEVFFDGAHAEECVGGESNGWTVAMGLLALERGVSTLVQQIGFAAELGRVVRAAIDSGAVTDPVLRERLVRQWAQLRTMRWNALRTLGSTGDAGAPSVAKLLWGGWHQRLGELAVQVRGAAAAVGPDDWSAKAPYGLDEAQRLFLFTRSDTIYGGSDEIQRNIIAERVLGLPREPR; this comes from the coding sequence GTGGACTTCAGCTTCGGCCCCGACGACACCGCGTTCCGCGAGGAAGCCCGTGCCTGGCTGGAAGCGCACCTCGTCGGGGCGTACGCGGCAGCGGCCGGCACCGGCGGCCCCGGCAGCGAGCACGAGGGCGTCGCGATCCGCCGGGAATGGGAGCGCGAACTCGGCCGCGAGGGCTGGATCGGCCTCGGCTGGGAGAACCGCGGCGCCGGCCACGGCAACCGCCGCGCGAGCCTCACCCAGCAGGTCGTCTGGGCCGAGGAGTACGCCCGCGCCGACGCCCCCGCCCGGGTCGGCCACATCGGCGAGAACCTTCTCGCCCCGACCCTGATCGCCTACGGCAGCGAGGCACAGCAACGGCGCTTCCTGCCCGCCGTGGCGCGCGGCGACGCGCTCTGGTGCCAGGGATACAGCGAGCCGGACGCCGGATCGGACCTCGCCGCGGTGCGCACGGCCGCGGTGCCCGACCGGAGCCGCGGCGGCCACCGGGTGACTGGGCAGAAGATCTGGACGTCACTGGCGAAGGAGGCCGACTGGTGCTTCGTGCTGGCCCGCACGGAGCCCGGCTCCCGCCGCCACCACGGCCTGTCGTTCCTGCTGGTGCCGATGGACCAGCCCGGCAGGATCGAGGTGCGGCCGATCCGCCAGATGTCGGGGACCAGCGAGTTCAACGAGGTCTTCTTCGACGGGGCGCACGCCGAGGAGTGCGTCGGCGGCGAAAGCAACGGCTGGACGGTCGCCATGGGCCTGCTGGCCCTGGAGCGCGGCGTCTCCACGCTCGTCCAGCAGATCGGCTTCGCCGCCGAACTGGGCCGGGTGGTCCGCGCGGCCATCGACAGCGGCGCCGTCACCGACCCGGTCCTGCGCGAACGCCTCGTACGGCAGTGGGCCCAGCTGCGGACCATGCGCTGGAACGCCCTGCGCACCCTCGGCTCCACGGGCGACGCCGGCGCGCCCAGTGTGGCGAAACTGCTCTGGGGCGGCTGGCACCAGCGCCTGGGCGAGCTGGCCGTGCAGGTCAGGGGCGCGGCGGCGGCCGTCGGCCCGGACGACTGGTCGGCGAAGGCACCGTACGGACTCGACGAGGCACAGCGCCTGTTCCTGTTCACCCGGTCCGACACCATCTACGGCGGCTCGGACGAGATCCAGCGGAACATCATCGCCGAGCGAGTGCTCGGCCTACCCAGGGAGCCGAGATGA